The stretch of DNA TTTCCAAAGATGGCTCTCTCTCAATACTTTCATGAAGATTTGAATGCTCTATATCAGAGTTTTGAATTTCAGTGTTCTCTAGGTCTTTGACTGACCTCACTTTCACTTTTGAACAAAGAGGAGGGGTTTCTGGACCAGTTTCTATACGATCTAACCTCTCATGAATTTCCAGATTTCCAAGAGAGTCAGGGCGCCTTGGAGCGATTTCGATATGCTCCGCAGTGCCAACAGTTTGAGATTCTGAGTTCTGTTGAGTTTCCACAATTTCAAAAGAGTCTGGTAGTTTCAATTTCTTATTGGAAAACAAGGACTCAAGCTTTGGCGAGAAACCTACAGCAAAACAAGGTTAGTAAAGATGTATAGTTTATGAACAAAGAAAAGATAATTCAAACTTACAAGGGAACAAGGATTGGTTGAATTCATCAAGAAGACTGGACATGTGAAATTTTCTCCGCTTATCGAGCAAAGCGGAATGAAGTGGTTTTCGGACAGAGATCAAGTCACTTGCATCATTTATGTGCTTTCTAAGTACCCTGAAATGGTTCAAAATGCAGTGTGTTCAGTCAGAGTTTAaagtatacatatatatatcaatattcattagtgaaaactaaaaaaacaaaaattaaaaaattggcctaaaatgtttataaaaaaattgttttcaacCAAATTAATCCCTTGCATTATCAGTCCTAAATCTTTTGATATTAACACGGTGCAATTTTTAATTAGGAAGAATGGTACTAATTGCATATTGGTGTTTAAGCAGAAAATTAGATGTTGTACAAGTAAAATCATCAATGAAagacaaataatattttctatatttactATAACATACTTATCGGACAAGACTGtctttttatcaataataatttttcttttcttcgaaGAGCGAGCACTTTCGGTTTCAGCTGGTGTAGGAATAAGCCTAAACTCTAATGTAGTAGCACCTGgcaaaatagaaaatgaaataaGAAGAATTATAAACTTCATaccaaaaatgaaaagaaaaaaaaaaacatttagcaGTTGCATTTTCAAGGCTTTTATAGAATAATGGTTTTATAAACCTGATTTGGGTCTTCCAATTGAACCACCTTGAAACTTAGACTGAGGAGTTACATCAATAATTGTTGACTCTGAAGGAATAACACTAGATTTTTCATCTTCAAGTGAAACCTTTTTTCCAAATTCTAAATTTCTTTCTTTGTCATGCTCTTCAAGTGACCCTTGAACGAGTTCGTTGAGGCTCTCTTCAACAACACAAGACTTCTCAGAATGAACACTTTCTTTTCGATAGGATTCATCATCCTGGGTCCTTTCTATAATTTCACGAAAACTTCCGGCTCCATCAATGGCAACGATTTCATTATGCATTTCGCAAAATGATCTTACTGTTTCCATCGCCATATTAAACTCTTCAATAGACCCTTCACTGTGTTCTTCGAGGCTCTCTTCAAAAACAGGAGACTTCTCGTGATGAACACTTACTTTTTTATGGGATTCATCATCCTGAGACCTTTCTATAAACTCTTGAAAATTTTCAGCTCCATCAACGTCGACAATTTCATTAGGCATTGCGTGTAATGACCTTAATGATTCCATGGCCAAATTATGCTCGTTTTCAGCTTGTTTAGATTCATTAAATGATGATCTGGCCGGCAAAACATCAAAGTCCAAGTTACGATGAACACTACAAGGCATAtcacaaaattaaaaagatatgcAATGATTCCAAGATATTC from Cicer arietinum cultivar CDC Frontier isolate Library 1 chromosome 3, Cicar.CDCFrontier_v2.0, whole genome shotgun sequence encodes:
- the LOC101489382 gene encoding sister chromatid cohesion 1 protein 2 isoform X2, which produces MVKSKGLCSSRSPLWVAAFCFKQLKKAQILDTDISSSVDKIMHREMDAVSYRVLAFLLLGVVKIHSKKVEYFLNYCNAALVRINKFLIKNAPVERMCMSITIPDRFELDALDLGTIFEDTDECHIAPPELITLKEVLPETRGFMQFSQEKFEDFGIGESSCSVDHLMTENVHRNLDFDVLPARSSFNESKQAENEHNLAMESLRSLHAMPNEIVDVDGAENFQEFIERSQDDESHKKVSVHHEKSPVFEESLEEHSEGSIEEFNMAMETVRSFCEMHNEIVAIDGAGSFREIIERTQDDESYRKESVHSEKSCVVEESLNELVQGSLEEHDKERNLEFGKKVSLEDEKSSVIPSESTIIDVTPQSKFQGGSIGRPKSGATTLEFRLIPTPAETESARSSKKRKIIIDKKTVLSDKVLRKHINDASDLISVRKPLHSALLDKRRKFHMSSLLDEFNQSLFPCFSPKLESLFSNKKLKLPDSFEIVETQQNSESQTVGTAEHIEIAPRRPDSLGNLEIHERLDRIETGPETPPLCSKVKVRSVKDLENTEIQNSDIEHSNLHESIEREPSLERSDNMMEELNEETSNSYETLEKEQCLNMDDDLNLMNEEINSSETNNSKWAGWSERTRKVASYLQKSFQDQGKQKGEDIVNFSQVSEGRTRKESARLFYEVLVLKTTNYVDVQQNNAYGDIAVRKLKKFDQTFGVDSMLN
- the LOC101489382 gene encoding sister chromatid cohesion 1 protein 2 isoform X3, which encodes MVKSKGLCSSRSPLWVAAFCFKQLKKAQILDTDISSSVDKIMHREMDAVSYRVLAFLLLGVVKIHSKKVEYFLNYCNAALVRINKFLIKNAPVERMCMSITIPDRFELDALDLGTIFEDTDECHIAPPELITLKEVLPETRGFMQFSQEKFEDFGIGESSCSVDHLMTEKSSFNESKQAENEHNLAMESLRSLHAMPNEIVDVDGAENFQEFIERSQDDESHKKVSVHHEKSPVFEESLEEHSEGSIEEFNMAMETVRSFCEMHNEIVAIDGAGSFREIIERTQDDESYRKESVHSEKSCVVEESLNELVQGSLEEHDKERNLEFGKKVSLEDEKSSVIPSESTIIDVTPQSKFQGGSIGRPKSGATTLEFRLIPTPAETESARSSKKRKIIIDKKTVLSDKVLRKHINDASDLISVRKPLHSALLDKRRKFHMSSLLDEFNQSLFPCFSPKLESLFSNKKLKLPDSFEIVETQQNSESQTVGTAEHIEIAPRRPDSLGNLEIHERLDRIETGPETPPLCSKVKVRSVKDLENTEIQNSDIEHSNLHESIEREPSLERSDNMMEELNEETSNSYETLEKEQCLNMDDDLNLMNEEINSSETNNSKWAAGWSERTRKVASYLQKSFQDQGKQKGEDIVNFSQVSEGRTRKESARLFYEVLVLKTTNYVDVQQNNAYGDIAVRKLKKFDQTFGVDSMLN
- the LOC101489382 gene encoding sister chromatid cohesion 1 protein 2 isoform X1, which produces MVKSKGLCSSRSPLWVAAFCFKQLKKAQILDTDISSSVDKIMHREMDAVSYRVLAFLLLGVVKIHSKKVEYFLNYCNAALVRINKFLIKNAPVERMCMSITIPDRFELDALDLGTIFEDTDECHIAPPELITLKEVLPETRGFMQFSQEKFEDFGIGESSCSVDHLMTENVHRNLDFDVLPARSSFNESKQAENEHNLAMESLRSLHAMPNEIVDVDGAENFQEFIERSQDDESHKKVSVHHEKSPVFEESLEEHSEGSIEEFNMAMETVRSFCEMHNEIVAIDGAGSFREIIERTQDDESYRKESVHSEKSCVVEESLNELVQGSLEEHDKERNLEFGKKVSLEDEKSSVIPSESTIIDVTPQSKFQGGSIGRPKSGATTLEFRLIPTPAETESARSSKKRKIIIDKKTVLSDKVLRKHINDASDLISVRKPLHSALLDKRRKFHMSSLLDEFNQSLFPCFSPKLESLFSNKKLKLPDSFEIVETQQNSESQTVGTAEHIEIAPRRPDSLGNLEIHERLDRIETGPETPPLCSKVKVRSVKDLENTEIQNSDIEHSNLHESIEREPSLERSDNMMEELNEETSNSYETLEKEQCLNMDDDLNLMNEEINSSETNNSKWAAGWSERTRKVASYLQKSFQDQGKQKGEDIVNFSQVSEGRTRKESARLFYEVLVLKTTNYVDVQQNNAYGDIAVRKLKKFDQTFGVDSMLN